AGAACGCCACAGCCTTGCCTACTCCACCGTCCCCAGCTGGCAGTGCAACCACCCAGCCAGCTGCACCGGCCAGCACAGCGCCCGCCAGTGCAGTGAGGTGGGCACGTGGTACTCCCGCTAGTACAGCTGGTCCAGCCTCACGACGCAGGACCAGCAGCAGTAGGACGGCGCCTGCGACCATGCCGACGGACATCGCGGCAGCCAGCGCGGGTACTGCGTCCCAGCGAGTCGTGAGCACCACACCGGCTACAGCCACGAGTATCCAGGCCGCGGATGTCACCACGGCCACCTCACGCCCGGAGTGCCGGGCGTAGAGCACCCGGCCGACATGCATCAGTACGGCGAACCCGATGGCAGCTGGTGCGAACGCGATGAGTCCGTTGGCCAGTGAGGTCGCCTTGGCCTCCTGCACCGCGCCGTCGTCGTACGCAAAGATCCTGGCGACCGGTACCGCCGTAGCGACGAGCAGTGCGGCGCCGGCACCGCCGGCCAGCATCACCGCGCGGGTGGACGCCGCGGCGTAGCGGTCGAAACCCTCCCCTGCCTCGAACGCTGCCGCCAGACGAGGGAAGACCGCTGTGGTGATCGGCACGGCCAGCACTGCGTACGGCAGGAGGTACACCGCGTTGGCCCACGTGTACACGGCAATGCTGCCCGCAACGCCACGGTGGTTGGCCAGGTACGTCGTGACGACGAAGGTGAGCTGTTGCGCGACCAGTACTGCCAGGCCCGCGAGTGCGAGCTTCCGCAGTACCGGTCCGACGCCCGGGTCCAGCCTGAGGGTCGGTCTGATCGGCAAGCGGAGCAGGAGCATCGGGACGAGCACTGTGAGGGCCAGCGCGAGGACGCCGGCCGTAGTACCCCAGGCCAGCAGGTCGGTGGCGCCTCGCGAGGCCGAGTCCGCGTCAGGGGCCGTACCGGCGAACACGAAGTAGGTGCCGACGACCACGAGGCTGGAGATCAGCGGTGCCCACGCCCCGGCCGCGAAACGCTTGTGGGACTGGAGAACGGCGGTCGCGACCACTGCCACGGCGTACCCGAAGACCTGCGGCACGAAGATCGCCAGCATCCGGGTCGCGGTCGCCGTGGAGCTCGCGCAGTCGGCACCAGGGTCGAGCATCGCGTCGGTGTACCGCCCCGCCAGAACCCAGGCCAGCAAGGCGACCGGGGCCAGCAGCACGAACGACCAGGACAGCAACGCCCCGACGATCCGCCCCTGCGCCGCCCGGTCGCCGCGGGCGACGGGACCGGCCAGGACCGGAATGACCGCACCCGCCAGCGCCCCGCCGGCGACCACTTCGAAGAGAATGTTGGGCAGCTGATTGGCCGTCGTGTAGGCCTCAGCCAAACAGCCCGCGCCGACAGTTTTCGAGAACACCAACCACCGGCCGAAGCCGACAACCCGCGCCAGAACGGTGACGGCCGCAACAATCAGGGCCGCGCGGGCGAGCCGGCTCACCTGGGTCGACGGCCCCACTGGTCGATCTTGTCGAGAACCGGGGTGTCGGCGATGACCTTGGTGAAGCTGACCTTCTCGCTGGCCAGGTTCAGGCCGACGACGGCCGCCAGCACGAGCGTCTTCAACGGACGCGGGAGCGACGCCGCGAGCGCCGTACCGGTGATGGCACCGAGGCCGTTCGCGCCGCAGTCGCCCAGCATCGAGCGTTCGCCGAGGTCCGACGGGGCGGACGCCGCGGCAGCGCCGACGACGGCACCGGCCGGACCGTTCACGACGGCCAGCGGTGCGTTCAGGGCGGTCACGGCCTTGAGCGCGCGGCCGGGCCGCAGGTCGAGGAGGTTGGTGAGGTTCGCCGTACCGGCGATCAACGCGCCGTCGGCAACGACCCCGGCGACGGCCTTCACACCGCGCGACTTCCGCGGCAGCAACGCGGCGGCCGCGAGACCGGCAGCGCCGACCCCGAGGATCTTCACCGCACCGCTCGTCACCTCACCGCGCTTCAACGCACTCAGATGACCGCGAAAACCCTTCGCCTGCGTGGTCCCGCGCAGGTCGTCGTACGCACCGACCGCGCCCGACACCGCGCCGGCCACCAGCGCGGCCGCCTTCACCTTGCCGCTGCCGCGGGACGCCGCGACGCCGGCCAGCGCACCGAGCACCGCCACCGGACCCTCGAGCAGCGTCACCGGTTCACCGCGGTGGTTGGTCCGCTCGAACGGCTCCCGCGTCTCCTTCGGCAGCTTCTCCGCCGCACGCTCGAGCCCGGCAGTAGCGGCCGCCGCGACGGCGGCGCTCAGAATTCCCACGTCAGTTGTCCTTCGTCTGTACGGCCGACGGCGCGACGCCGTTCTTCGCGTTGATCGCGCCGTACTGCCCCGCCTTGCCCTCCGCCTGCTCGACCAGCGAGAAGACGACGGTCGCCTGTCCGGCAGGGATGTCGGCCACGTCCACCGAAGAAACGATCTTGGTGGCCTCGGAGTCACTCCGCAAGGCCTTGAGAAGTCCGCCGTCGGCCGCGGTCGCCGGGATCCCCGCGACCACGACGCCGCCGCTGCCGGTGTCCAGGCCCTCGACGAAGTCGACGCTGTCGGTGTACGTCGAGTTGTCCGGCACCGGCGTCGGCGGCTTCGCCGCGATCACCAGGACCAGCGTCGCCCGGTCCTTGATCTGCGACGGCTTCAGCGACAGCAGCTTCGCGCCGGTCATCCCGCTGATCACCTTGGTCGAGTCCGCGTCGCCGGTCTTGCCGTCTTCCTTGGCCGCGATCCCGCGCGCCAGCAGCAGCCCGGCCCGCTGGTACGTCGTACTGTCCTTCGGGATCTGCATGTCCGCGGTGACGAGCTGGTTGACCAGCGACTCGACCAGCTGCCGCTGACCGGTGTCGAACAGCTTCGCGTCCAGCGCGACCTTGGTGGTGACGACGGCACCGGCCTTCTCCACCTCGTCCT
This Kribbella sp. NBC_00482 DNA region includes the following protein-coding sequences:
- the murJ gene encoding murein biosynthesis integral membrane protein MurJ, whose amino-acid sequence is MGPSTQVSRLARAALIVAAVTVLARVVGFGRWLVFSKTVGAGCLAEAYTTANQLPNILFEVVAGGALAGAVIPVLAGPVARGDRAAQGRIVGALLSWSFVLLAPVALLAWVLAGRYTDAMLDPGADCASSTATATRMLAIFVPQVFGYAVAVVATAVLQSHKRFAAGAWAPLISSLVVVGTYFVFAGTAPDADSASRGATDLLAWGTTAGVLALALTVLVPMLLLRLPIRPTLRLDPGVGPVLRKLALAGLAVLVAQQLTFVVTTYLANHRGVAGSIAVYTWANAVYLLPYAVLAVPITTAVFPRLAAAFEAGEGFDRYAAASTRAVMLAGGAGAALLVATAVPVARIFAYDDGAVQEAKATSLANGLIAFAPAAIGFAVLMHVGRVLYARHSGREVAVVTSAAWILVAVAGVVLTTRWDAVPALAAAMSVGMVAGAVLLLLVLRREAGPAVLAGVPRAHLTALAGAVLAGAAGWVVALPAGDGGVGKAVAFSVLSGLAAVVVYALVVLALDRADARALVRREKP
- a CDS encoding copper transporter, producing MIDFRYHIVSIVAIFFALGAGVVLGAGPLKSTGKDFVASQAEKDRQQLADARAELVQVKALDKYRDDYVAKVTAGMTNGKLTGKKLAIVTMPNADNDLTNSVQDEVEKAGAVVTTKVALDAKLFDTGQRQLVESLVNQLVTADMQIPKDSTTYQRAGLLLARGIAAKEDGKTGDADSTKVISGMTGAKLLSLKPSQIKDRATLVLVIAAKPPTPVPDNSTYTDSVDFVEGLDTGSGGVVVAGIPATAADGGLLKALRSDSEATKIVSSVDVADIPAGQATVVFSLVEQAEGKAGQYGAINAKNGVAPSAVQTKDN